A region from the Natronomonas salsuginis genome encodes:
- a CDS encoding DUF5778 family protein: MSEAIDDDLYQRTKALLEPGDIRLNGVIVDTELTNEEEPTLHQATLDIGDVIAEAAGIEPTDTYVYSGNDDDRFGVNQHQGLTLDGEEFVWECQQLIRDSTYDIVFYYEADADQAAIVRGVEELGFGATGVEGE; this comes from the coding sequence ATGAGCGAGGCCATCGACGACGATCTGTATCAGCGGACGAAGGCGCTGTTGGAACCCGGCGATATCCGGCTCAACGGCGTCATCGTCGACACCGAACTGACGAACGAGGAGGAGCCAACACTCCACCAGGCGACGCTCGACATCGGCGACGTCATCGCCGAGGCCGCAGGCATCGAGCCGACGGACACGTACGTCTATTCGGGGAACGACGACGATCGGTTCGGTGTCAACCAACACCAAGGGCTCACGCTCGACGGCGAGGAGTTCGTCTGGGAGTGCCAACAACTGATTCGCGACTCGACGTACGACATCGTCTTCTATTACGAGGCCGACGCCGATCAGGCGGCGATCGTTCGCGGCGTCGAGGAACTCGGATTCGGCGCGACGGGCGTCGAGGGCGAGTAA
- a CDS encoding cold-shock protein produces the protein MAKGVVDFFNDTGGYGFIETEDSDEDVFFHMEDVGGPDLEEGDEVEFDIEQADKGPRAKNLNRL, from the coding sequence ATGGCGAAAGGCGTGGTTGATTTCTTCAACGATACTGGTGGTTACGGCTTCATCGAAACCGAGGACTCCGACGAGGACGTGTTCTTCCACATGGAGGACGTTGGCGGCCCCGATCTGGAGGAGGGTGACGAGGTCGAGTTCGACATCGAGCAGGCCGACAAGGGCCCGCGCGCGAAGAACCTCAATCGGCTGTAA
- the uppS gene encoding polyprenyl diphosphate synthase, with protein sequence MRHRLRGAVRRLYERLLEREVSGVPTHVAVIQDGNRRYAREHGEEKTAGHRAGADTTERMLEWCADLGVEELTLYAFSTENFDRPREEREALFDLISEKLRGFADRPEVHDREVRIRAIGEIQRLPKRVREAITYAEERTEGYDSLRLNVALAYGGRAELLGVAREIAHEAASGACDPEDVTVSEIEARLTTGPTRVVDLIIRTGGDERTSNFLPWHANGNEAAVYFCTPYWPEFSRVDFLRAIRTYESRQESWRQTRAQRAAALIRAAGDIERNDTTGLDDATHGGEEIEDPTDPDSSVI encoded by the coding sequence ATGCGCCACCGGCTCCGGGGAGCGGTTCGACGGCTCTACGAACGACTGCTCGAGCGCGAGGTATCCGGCGTGCCGACGCACGTAGCCGTCATTCAGGACGGTAACCGCCGATACGCGCGCGAACACGGTGAGGAGAAGACGGCGGGACACCGCGCCGGTGCGGACACGACCGAACGGATGCTGGAGTGGTGTGCCGATCTCGGCGTCGAGGAGTTGACGCTGTACGCATTCTCCACGGAGAACTTCGACCGCCCCCGCGAGGAGCGGGAGGCGCTCTTCGATCTGATCTCAGAGAAACTCCGCGGGTTCGCGGACCGCCCCGAAGTGCACGACCGCGAGGTCAGGATCCGCGCGATCGGCGAGATACAGCGGCTCCCCAAACGCGTTCGCGAGGCGATCACCTACGCCGAGGAGCGCACCGAAGGCTACGACTCGCTCCGCTTGAACGTCGCGCTCGCCTACGGCGGGCGCGCCGAGTTACTCGGCGTCGCCCGCGAGATCGCCCACGAAGCCGCGAGCGGCGCGTGCGACCCCGAAGATGTCACCGTTTCGGAGATCGAAGCTCGTCTGACGACGGGGCCGACGCGGGTGGTCGATCTCATCATCCGGACCGGCGGCGACGAGCGAACGTCGAACTTCCTGCCGTGGCACGCGAACGGGAACGAGGCTGCGGTGTATTTTTGCACCCCGTACTGGCCCGAGTTCTCGCGCGTGGACTTCCTGCGGGCGATTCGGACGTACGAGTCCCGACAGGAATCCTGGCGGCAGACGCGCGCTCAGCGGGCGGCCGCGCTTATCCGGGCGGCCGGTGATATCGAGCGTAACGATACTACCGGGCTCGACGACGCGACGCACGGCGGAGAGGAGATCGAGGACCCGACCGATCCGGATTCCTCCGTCATCTGA
- a CDS encoding undecaprenyl diphosphate synthase family protein, producing MGLYDRYLAARIRLSDGGVPKRIALVITEHDLLEQGAYDTLASFLRWAFEIGGEEVLIYVSVLDEAVIPTLRAALSKLDSPRSVAIREPGAESVADAPVQVSIGLGGRQEFAAAVRRIARDAADGTLDPEDVDESEIERRLVFQSPPDLVIKTGAERLSDFLIWQSVYSELYFTDVNWRDLRRRDFLRAVREFQERKRRFGR from the coding sequence GTGGGACTGTACGATCGCTATCTCGCCGCACGGATCCGCCTGAGCGACGGTGGGGTTCCGAAACGGATCGCGCTTGTCATCACCGAGCACGACCTCCTCGAACAGGGCGCGTACGACACGCTCGCGTCGTTCCTCCGGTGGGCGTTCGAGATTGGCGGCGAGGAGGTGTTGATTTATGTCAGCGTGCTCGACGAGGCGGTGATCCCGACGCTTCGAGCGGCGCTGTCGAAACTCGACAGTCCGCGCAGCGTCGCGATTCGCGAACCCGGCGCGGAGAGCGTGGCCGACGCACCGGTACAGGTGAGTATCGGACTCGGCGGTCGCCAGGAGTTCGCCGCCGCAGTCCGTCGAATCGCGAGGGACGCGGCGGACGGAACGTTGGATCCAGAGGACGTGGACGAATCCGAGATCGAACGGCGGCTCGTGTTTCAGTCGCCACCGGATCTCGTGATCAAAACCGGCGCGGAACGATTGTCCGATTTCCTGATCTGGCAGTCGGTGTACTCCGAGCTATACTTCACCGACGTCAACTGGCGGGACCTCAGGCGGCGCGACTTCTTGCGTGCCGTCCGCGAGTTTCAAGAACGGAAGCGTCGGTTCGGCCGGTGA
- a CDS encoding DUF92 domain-containing protein produces MTGDIARAIGYLLVGSATLLAPVLDGRVHETIAAIGTIAPFALLAAVALVSTDGPLFELFARDGDRDEDRLHSLASFCFAVAALAFLFVALDLPLAAFVAAVFVLTAGNLGQRVVVSRIPTPVAGASAFAALGTVAATAAVFAAGRLGGTVPTSPTVLFVVASGALIGALVRTTLSPFDDSLVLLSVGLVIWFLLGLGVEPSLERLAIGLSVTIALGYVAYALGTASVTGTLSGVLLSLWAIVLGGYGWFALLITFFGLGGLASKYRYDEKLARGIAQENEGARGGSNVLANSAVALVAVVAYVAAEGMGIAPVVFQFAFAGAVAAALADTFSSEFGGLFDSPRLITTLEPVAPGTDGGVTWQGAVAGATGSGLIAALALFFFDFGPLATFTVFGAGVLGMVVDSLLGATLEGDRVGNQTVNLLATLSAGLGCATVALVRFV; encoded by the coding sequence GTGACCGGAGACATAGCGCGCGCCATCGGCTACCTCCTCGTCGGGAGCGCGACGCTCCTCGCTCCGGTCTTGGACGGGCGAGTACACGAAACGATCGCAGCCATCGGGACCATCGCTCCCTTCGCGCTGCTCGCAGCCGTCGCGCTCGTTTCGACTGATGGACCGCTGTTCGAACTCTTCGCCCGCGACGGCGATCGAGACGAGGACCGGCTACACAGTCTCGCATCGTTCTGCTTCGCCGTCGCGGCGTTGGCGTTCCTCTTCGTCGCGCTCGATCTTCCACTCGCCGCCTTCGTCGCCGCGGTGTTCGTCCTGACTGCGGGAAATCTCGGACAACGCGTCGTGGTCTCTCGCATTCCCACACCCGTCGCGGGAGCTTCGGCCTTCGCGGCGCTCGGAACGGTCGCCGCGACCGCGGCGGTGTTCGCCGCCGGACGGCTCGGTGGGACGGTGCCCACATCGCCGACCGTCCTCTTCGTCGTCGCGAGCGGCGCACTCATCGGTGCGCTCGTTCGGACGACGCTGTCACCGTTCGACGATTCGTTGGTGTTGCTGTCGGTCGGGCTCGTCATATGGTTCCTGCTCGGACTGGGTGTCGAGCCGTCCCTCGAACGGTTGGCAATCGGCTTGTCGGTGACGATCGCGCTGGGATACGTGGCCTACGCGCTCGGGACGGCCTCTGTCACCGGTACCCTGAGTGGGGTGTTGCTCTCGCTTTGGGCGATCGTCCTCGGCGGCTACGGCTGGTTCGCGCTCCTTATCACGTTCTTCGGCCTCGGCGGGCTGGCGTCGAAGTATCGATACGACGAAAAACTCGCCCGCGGTATCGCACAGGAGAACGAGGGTGCGCGCGGAGGCAGCAACGTACTCGCAAACTCCGCGGTCGCCCTCGTCGCCGTGGTCGCGTACGTCGCCGCAGAGGGAATGGGTATAGCCCCGGTCGTCTTCCAGTTCGCCTTCGCCGGTGCGGTCGCGGCCGCGCTCGCCGACACGTTCTCCAGCGAGTTCGGCGGCCTCTTCGACTCCCCACGGCTGATCACGACGCTCGAACCCGTCGCCCCGGGGACCGACGGCGGCGTCACGTGGCAGGGCGCAGTCGCCGGGGCGACCGGCTCGGGCCTCATCGCTGCGCTCGCGCTGTTCTTCTTCGATTTCGGCCCCTTGGCCACGTTCACCGTCTTCGGTGCGGGCGTCCTCGGGATGGTCGTCGATAGCCTTCTGGGCGCGACACTCGAGGGGGATCGAGTTGGAAACCAGACGGTCAATCTGCTCGCGACGCTCTCGGCCGGACTCGGGTGCGCGACGGTGGCACTCGTTCGCTTCGTATGA
- a CDS encoding GNAT family N-acetyltransferase: MIRPLEPADRPTVRALQSHLQYADPDCIDAAVRGPFLGRVAVACDWLVGYALAFPGDPATLTELVVAPDARREGHGRELVESVVSAIDTDRIVVTTPTGNRGVRRFYRRLGFECDATCDGFYADGADALRLARRE, encoded by the coding sequence ATGATTCGCCCGCTGGAGCCGGCCGATCGTCCGACAGTCCGGGCACTACAAAGCCATCTTCAGTACGCGGATCCGGACTGCATCGACGCCGCAGTTCGCGGGCCGTTTCTCGGTCGCGTTGCCGTCGCCTGCGACTGGCTCGTCGGATACGCCCTCGCGTTCCCTGGCGATCCGGCGACCCTCACGGAACTCGTCGTCGCGCCCGACGCCCGTCGGGAGGGACACGGTCGAGAACTCGTCGAATCGGTCGTCTCTGCGATCGATACGGACCGGATCGTCGTCACGACACCGACCGGAAACCGCGGGGTGAGACGGTTCTACCGGAGACTCGGATTCGAGTGCGACGCCACGTGCGACGGATTTTACGCCGACGGCGCGGACGCGTTACGCCTCGCTCGGCGCGAGTAG
- the dnaG gene encoding DNA primase DnaG yields MQDTAKYLVHADITAEGIVERSDVVGAVFGQTEGLLGDELDLRELQDASKVGRIDVEIDSQNGQSFGRITIATSLDQVETAILGAALETIDRVGPCRSTIEVRKIEDVRAAKRREVVERAKSLLGSAFDESMRSSRDLVEEVRESVRIEDITDYEGLPAGPRVTDSDAIIVVEGRSDVLTLLQYGIKNAVAVEGTDVPDAIAKLTESKTVTTFLDGDRGGELIRRELAQVGDIDHVASAPEGRSVEDLARHEVMTALREKIPYDQLEQSDAPSEPEGDPEGDEQEPIEADAESDDTGATESTVEALGNVGDGETDGMVDASHSGTLREHTRAVIGEETGRVRLLDEEFGVIADGDAADAFDLVVEEATVPTAIVVDAELSQKLLDVAAQRGVDHVVAASMGEFVKRPTSVRIRTVDQLLAPSEA; encoded by the coding sequence ATGCAAGACACAGCGAAATATCTCGTACACGCGGATATCACGGCGGAGGGGATCGTCGAGCGCTCGGACGTCGTCGGGGCGGTCTTCGGACAGACCGAGGGCCTCCTCGGCGACGAACTCGACCTCAGGGAGCTACAGGACGCCTCGAAAGTCGGCCGGATCGACGTCGAAATCGACTCCCAAAACGGGCAGTCGTTCGGCCGAATCACGATCGCGACGAGCCTGGACCAGGTCGAAACGGCAATCTTGGGGGCGGCGCTCGAAACGATCGACCGAGTCGGTCCGTGCCGATCGACGATCGAGGTCCGAAAGATCGAGGACGTGCGAGCGGCCAAGCGCCGGGAGGTCGTCGAGCGCGCGAAATCGCTCCTCGGAAGCGCATTCGACGAATCCATGCGTTCCAGTCGGGACCTCGTCGAGGAGGTCCGTGAGTCGGTCCGAATCGAGGACATCACCGACTACGAGGGGCTCCCCGCGGGCCCCCGCGTCACCGACTCGGACGCAATCATCGTCGTCGAGGGGCGCTCGGACGTGCTCACACTCCTCCAGTACGGCATCAAAAACGCCGTCGCCGTCGAGGGGACCGACGTTCCGGACGCGATCGCGAAACTGACCGAATCGAAGACCGTTACCACCTTCCTCGACGGCGATCGCGGCGGCGAGCTCATCCGGCGGGAACTCGCCCAGGTCGGCGACATCGATCACGTCGCGTCCGCCCCCGAAGGACGTTCCGTCGAGGACCTCGCCCGGCACGAGGTGATGACCGCGCTCCGCGAGAAGATTCCGTACGACCAACTCGAACAGTCGGACGCGCCCTCGGAGCCCGAAGGCGACCCCGAAGGCGACGAGCAGGAGCCGATCGAAGCGGATGCCGAATCCGACGATACGGGGGCTACCGAATCGACCGTCGAAGCCCTCGGTAACGTCGGCGACGGAGAAACCGACGGGATGGTGGACGCGTCGCACTCGGGGACGCTTCGGGAGCACACGCGCGCCGTTATCGGCGAGGAGACGGGGCGCGTTCGACTCCTCGACGAAGAGTTCGGCGTGATCGCCGACGGTGACGCGGCGGACGCGTTCGATCTCGTGGTCGAGGAAGCCACGGTGCCGACGGCGATCGTCGTCGACGCCGAGTTGAGCCAGAAACTCCTCGACGTCGCCGCCCAGCGCGGCGTCGATCACGTGGTCGCGGCGTCGATGGGCGAGTTCGTCAAGCGTCCGACGAGCGTCCGGATCCGGACCGTCGATCAGCTACTCGCGCCGAGCGAGGCGTAA
- a CDS encoding bis(5'-nucleosyl)-tetraphosphatase, with amino-acid sequence MIEATSAGAILFRDTRGRREYLLLKSRPGDWEFPKGGVEGDEELQQTAIREVKEEAGIDDFRLLNGFRDDYDYVFEANGNTIHKTVHLFIAKSYEASAELSSEHRDLQWRDYEQAINTITQDGPREILEGAHEFIDEELEE; translated from the coding sequence ATGATAGAGGCCACGAGCGCGGGAGCCATCCTCTTTCGCGATACGCGTGGCCGGCGTGAGTACCTGCTACTCAAGTCCCGACCCGGTGATTGGGAGTTTCCCAAAGGCGGCGTCGAGGGCGACGAGGAACTACAGCAGACCGCTATCCGCGAGGTGAAAGAGGAGGCCGGAATCGACGACTTCCGGCTATTGAACGGCTTCCGTGACGATTACGACTACGTATTCGAAGCGAACGGCAATACGATCCACAAGACGGTCCACCTGTTCATCGCGAAGTCCTACGAGGCGTCGGCCGAGCTCTCGTCGGAACACCGCGATCTGCAGTGGCGCGACTACGAGCAGGCGATCAACACGATCACTCAGGACGGACCGCGCGAGATACTCGAGGGGGCACACGAGTTCATCGACGAGGAACTCGAGGAGTAG
- a CDS encoding uS10/mL48 family ribosomal protein, whose protein sequence is MVTVIRIAIDTPTTMDAFLAVERPRMHMPFVTTLMLQSGDRDVLERIVGDIKHRAERKGVELRGPHAESPADISVPQSKRLDAGGRSFRHWAYTVYERRMEIVGHDEFARDVAGQAFPEGIHLDVDVERVSAPGSR, encoded by the coding sequence GTGGTGACGGTGATTCGGATCGCCATCGACACGCCAACGACGATGGATGCGTTTTTAGCGGTCGAGCGTCCACGGATGCACATGCCTTTCGTCACCACGCTGATGCTCCAAAGCGGAGATCGAGACGTCCTCGAACGGATCGTCGGGGATATAAAACACCGAGCCGAGCGTAAAGGAGTCGAACTCCGCGGCCCACACGCCGAGTCACCGGCGGATATCTCGGTTCCGCAGTCAAAGCGACTCGACGCGGGCGGGCGGTCGTTTCGACACTGGGCGTATACGGTTTATGAACGCCGCATGGAGATCGTCGGCCACGACGAGTTCGCCCGCGATGTCGCCGGACAGGCGTTCCCCGAGGGGATTCACCTCGACGTCGACGTCGAACGCGTCTCCGCCCCCGGCAGTCGCTAG
- a CDS encoding amidohydrolase: protein MSVERDRLVELRREFHRHPEPGWREFWTTAKIVSEVERIGVDELHVGRDALADERLAVPDKDELEVWMDRAREAGADPDVLDELSGGWTGAVAVVHQGDGPTVGVRVDIDGLPREESTDERHEPAREGFRSETGAMHACGHDAHATIGLGVLESVKESDFSGTFKLFFQPAEEIIGGGKPMADSGHLDDVDYLFAIHIGLDYPTGEIIGGIDDFLAVTQFYTTFEGHPGHAGARPEEGRNAVQAMATAIGNLYGIERHSEGESRVNAGRVGGGTATNIIPEEAFIHGEVRGETTDIRDYTFRRAKQVFEGAAISHDCSADVTIEGEAPSAESDEELVESIHDAARAHPDVERATRRGSIGGSEDATFLMQRVQQHGGLATYACIGTDHPGGHHTSTFDVDEDSLTLGVDVLTEAIVEASKTRP, encoded by the coding sequence ATGAGCGTCGAACGCGACCGATTGGTCGAACTGCGTAGGGAGTTTCACCGTCACCCCGAGCCCGGCTGGCGGGAGTTTTGGACCACCGCCAAAATCGTCTCCGAGGTCGAACGGATCGGCGTCGACGAACTCCACGTCGGCCGCGACGCGCTGGCCGACGAACGACTCGCGGTTCCGGATAAGGACGAACTGGAGGTGTGGATGGACCGCGCCCGTGAGGCCGGTGCCGACCCCGACGTGCTGGACGAACTTTCTGGGGGCTGGACCGGTGCCGTCGCGGTGGTGCATCAGGGCGACGGCCCGACCGTCGGGGTGCGGGTCGACATCGACGGGCTCCCCCGCGAAGAGTCGACCGACGAGCGGCACGAACCCGCACGTGAGGGCTTCCGATCCGAGACGGGCGCGATGCACGCCTGCGGCCACGACGCGCACGCGACGATCGGCCTCGGCGTCCTCGAATCGGTCAAAGAGAGCGACTTCTCGGGGACGTTCAAGCTGTTCTTCCAGCCCGCAGAGGAGATCATCGGCGGCGGCAAGCCGATGGCCGATTCCGGCCACCTCGACGACGTCGACTACCTCTTTGCGATCCACATCGGCCTCGACTATCCGACCGGCGAAATCATCGGCGGGATCGACGACTTCCTTGCAGTCACCCAGTTCTACACCACGTTCGAGGGGCATCCGGGCCACGCCGGCGCGCGCCCCGAGGAGGGCAGAAACGCCGTGCAGGCGATGGCGACGGCCATCGGCAACCTCTACGGTATCGAGCGCCACAGCGAGGGCGAATCGCGCGTCAACGCCGGTCGCGTCGGCGGCGGCACCGCGACGAACATCATCCCCGAGGAGGCGTTCATCCACGGCGAGGTTCGGGGCGAGACGACCGACATCCGCGATTACACCTTCAGACGGGCCAAACAGGTCTTCGAGGGTGCGGCCATCTCCCACGACTGCAGCGCGGACGTGACCATCGAGGGGGAGGCCCCCTCGGCCGAAAGCGACGAGGAACTGGTCGAGTCGATCCACGACGCCGCCCGAGCGCACCCGGACGTCGAGCGCGCGACCCGACGCGGCTCGATCGGCGGGAGCGAGGACGCGACGTTTCTCATGCAGCGCGTCCAGCAACACGGCGGGCTGGCGACGTACGCCTGCATCGGAACCGACCACCCCGGTGGTCACCACACGTCGACGTTCGACGTGGACGAGGATTCGCTCACGCTGGGCGTCGACGTCCTCACCGAGGCGATCGTCGAGGCTTCGAAGACGCGGCCGTAG
- a CDS encoding LabA-like NYN domain-containing protein, whose product MRPIHAAQRVAVLADSQNLYHAAHSLYSRNVDYTAMLDAAVDDRELVRALAYVIRAESPSEEDFFDALRGIGFETKIKDIKTFADGSQKANWDLGMCLDAVTLAGKIDTFVLCSGDGDFARLCTHLRHEGVRTEVFGFGGSMAEELVEAADSVVDMSDDQERYLL is encoded by the coding sequence ATGCGACCGATCCATGCGGCTCAGCGCGTTGCCGTTCTCGCGGACTCACAAAATCTCTATCACGCGGCGCACAGCCTTTACTCGCGTAACGTCGATTACACCGCGATGCTCGACGCCGCCGTCGACGACCGCGAACTGGTCCGGGCGCTCGCCTACGTGATTCGGGCCGAATCGCCCTCTGAGGAGGACTTCTTCGACGCGCTCCGCGGCATCGGATTCGAAACAAAAATTAAGGACATCAAGACGTTCGCCGACGGCTCACAGAAAGCTAACTGGGATCTCGGAATGTGTCTCGACGCGGTCACGCTCGCGGGGAAGATCGACACGTTCGTCCTGTGTAGCGGCGACGGGGACTTCGCGCGGCTGTGTACGCACCTCCGGCACGAGGGCGTCCGGACGGAGGTGTTCGGGTTCGGCGGATCGATGGCCGAGGAGCTTGTCGAGGCCGCCGATTCAGTCGTCGACATGAGCGACGATCAAGAGCGATACCTGCTGTAG
- a CDS encoding proteasome assembly chaperone family protein — MARIQIIDEGIELESPTLIEGLPGAGLVGKIAADHLVDEFDMAYYGALLCEGLPRVAVYGGDSPDLLPPVRLYADETRDLVVLQSDVPVSPKQATEFASCVTGWIDTSDAFPLYISGLAEEKADVPKLYGVAAGNGASMLDDVDIVPPSGGGLISGPTGALLHRAVETELDAVGLIAQTDPRFPDPEAARVVLEDGITPIAGIDVSTDRLVDQADEIQAAREQLAKRLQEVDRDESTQAQPIRGFQ; from the coding sequence ATGGCACGCATCCAGATTATCGACGAGGGGATCGAACTCGAGTCGCCGACGCTCATCGAAGGCCTTCCGGGTGCCGGTCTCGTCGGGAAGATCGCCGCCGATCACCTCGTCGATGAGTTCGACATGGCGTACTACGGCGCGCTGCTCTGTGAGGGGCTGCCGCGCGTCGCCGTCTACGGCGGGGACTCGCCGGACCTGCTGCCGCCGGTGCGGTTGTACGCCGACGAGACGCGGGATCTCGTCGTCCTCCAGAGCGACGTTCCGGTGTCGCCGAAACAGGCGACCGAGTTCGCCAGCTGCGTCACCGGCTGGATCGACACGAGCGACGCGTTTCCGCTGTACATCAGCGGGCTGGCCGAGGAGAAAGCCGACGTTCCGAAACTCTACGGCGTCGCGGCCGGAAACGGTGCGTCGATGCTCGATGACGTCGACATCGTCCCACCGAGCGGCGGTGGCTTGATCTCGGGGCCGACCGGGGCGCTGTTGCACCGAGCCGTGGAGACGGAGCTCGATGCAGTCGGCCTCATCGCCCAGACCGATCCGCGGTTCCCCGATCCGGAGGCCGCGCGGGTCGTCCTCGAGGACGGGATCACGCCGATCGCGGGCATCGACGTGAGCACCGACCGACTGGTCGACCAAGCCGACGAGATCCAAGCGGCCAGAGAGCAGTTAGCGAAGCGGCTCCAAGAAGTCGATCGCGACGAGAGCACGCAGGCGCAGCCGATCCGCGGCTTCCAGTAG
- a CDS encoding RsmB/NOP family class I SAM-dependent RNA methyltransferase translates to MEPLSRYDPIVGDPSAFHSACERPLPSVVRVNEIKATPDRVRRAFDEADVEYAPVDWHDGLFRLGDGESPGNSWPFVHGWVYGQEEVSAVPAIALDPSPGERVLDCCAAPGSKTTQLAARMDDRGTLVGNDNNLGRLSALRSNAERCGVTNLVVTRQDARNFSLKPFGAEPFDRTLVDVPCSCEGTIRKNPDAVDSWSMDHVEGIAGVQKGILERSIEITRPGGTVVYSTCTFAPEENEAVLQYALDRTGCRLVEYDLPLEHVSGLVEWDDETFDESMRKAKRIYPHHNDTGGFFCAKLEVGE, encoded by the coding sequence ATGGAGCCGCTTTCGAGATACGACCCCATCGTCGGCGACCCGTCGGCGTTTCACTCCGCCTGTGAGCGCCCGTTGCCGTCGGTCGTCCGGGTCAACGAGATCAAGGCGACGCCCGATCGGGTTCGACGGGCGTTCGACGAGGCGGACGTCGAGTACGCCCCCGTCGACTGGCACGACGGCCTCTTTCGACTCGGCGACGGCGAGTCGCCCGGGAACTCCTGGCCGTTCGTCCACGGCTGGGTGTACGGTCAAGAGGAGGTGTCCGCCGTTCCGGCGATCGCGCTCGACCCATCACCGGGCGAACGCGTCTTGGATTGCTGTGCGGCACCGGGAAGCAAGACCACGCAACTGGCCGCGCGGATGGACGACCGCGGCACGCTCGTCGGCAACGACAACAACCTCGGACGCCTGTCTGCGCTCCGGTCGAACGCCGAACGCTGCGGCGTGACGAACCTCGTCGTGACCAGACAGGACGCGCGGAACTTCTCGTTGAAACCGTTCGGTGCGGAGCCGTTCGATCGGACGCTCGTCGACGTGCCCTGCTCCTGTGAGGGGACGATCCGAAAGAATCCCGACGCGGTCGACAGCTGGTCGATGGATCACGTCGAGGGGATCGCCGGCGTCCAGAAGGGGATCCTCGAACGGTCGATCGAGATCACCCGGCCGGGCGGCACCGTCGTCTACTCGACGTGTACGTTCGCTCCCGAGGAGAACGAGGCGGTGCTCCAGTACGCGCTCGACCGCACCGGCTGTCGGCTCGTCGAGTACGACCTCCCGCTCGAACACGTCTCGGGACTCGTCGAGTGGGACGACGAGACGTTCGACGAGTCGATGCGGAAGGCCAAGCGGATCTACCCACACCACAACGACACCGGCGGATTCTTCTGTGCGAAACTGGAGGTGGGAGAATGA
- a CDS encoding DUF7122 family protein, translating to MSGGDGGGTDDDGNVGQRFDRLPETAADREVEGRATREAVVGWWVERFDLDPERFAGHTFWEKGSGKIWAFAGEIDSPAEVEGLGMTFLRTRQEHWKPTTDAVQRFGRGATKNVVVLDDEDARAFLRGEDTEPEWDGDWGYLIAAHRIAGAIEPIGVGLYIYDELRSQMPKGRQRDL from the coding sequence ATGAGCGGTGGCGACGGGGGCGGAACTGACGACGACGGCAACGTCGGACAACGATTCGATCGATTGCCCGAAACGGCAGCCGACCGCGAGGTCGAGGGCCGAGCGACCCGCGAGGCGGTCGTCGGCTGGTGGGTCGAACGCTTCGATCTCGACCCCGAGCGGTTCGCGGGGCACACGTTCTGGGAGAAGGGGTCGGGGAAGATCTGGGCGTTCGCCGGTGAGATCGACTCGCCGGCCGAAGTCGAGGGGCTCGGGATGACCTTTCTCCGAACCAGACAGGAACACTGGAAACCCACCACGGACGCGGTCCAGCGGTTCGGTCGCGGGGCGACGAAGAACGTCGTCGTCCTCGACGACGAGGACGCGCGAGCCTTCCTCCGCGGCGAGGACACCGAGCCCGAGTGGGACGGCGACTGGGGTTACCTCATCGCGGCCCACCGGATCGCGGGAGCGATCGAACCGATCGGCGTCGGGCTGTACATCTACGACGAGCTCCGATCGCAGATGCCGAAAGGGCGGCAGCGCGACCTCTAA